A genomic region of Gemmatimonadales bacterium contains the following coding sequences:
- a CDS encoding MBL fold metallo-hydrolase encodes MSPMPPPAPPRITTMKVGRLTVHGVEAGIQRLDGGAMFGVVPKPLWQRRIPSDERNRIRMTMRTLLIEHEDGLVLVDSGLGNKEPDKFLDIYGIENAGANGRTALEDALVHLGHSTGDIRIMLNTHLHFDHAGGNTFIAADDAARRVQLTFPNAQYITHGREYAWATLTNERTAASYLPHNFVPVAEADRYRFLEGERATIVPGIDVMVTPGHTPWHMVVTVRSEGETLLYPADTLPTAHHLPLPWVMGYDVEPLRTLESKRSLYREAASQGWRVMFEHDYDTVGGRLGDAERGIELTERIASA; translated from the coding sequence ATGAGTCCGATGCCGCCGCCGGCTCCGCCGCGCATCACCACCATGAAGGTCGGTCGGTTGACGGTGCACGGCGTGGAGGCCGGCATTCAGCGCCTCGATGGCGGCGCGATGTTCGGCGTGGTGCCGAAGCCGCTCTGGCAGCGGCGGATCCCGTCTGACGAGCGCAACCGCATCCGGATGACGATGCGCACGCTGCTGATCGAGCACGAGGACGGCCTTGTGCTCGTCGACTCGGGTCTCGGCAACAAGGAGCCCGACAAGTTTCTCGATATCTACGGCATCGAGAACGCGGGCGCGAACGGCAGGACTGCGCTCGAAGATGCGTTGGTACATCTCGGTCATTCCACCGGCGACATCCGCATCATGCTCAATACCCACCTGCATTTCGATCACGCGGGCGGGAACACCTTCATCGCCGCCGATGACGCCGCCCGCCGAGTGCAGCTCACCTTCCCGAACGCGCAGTACATCACCCACGGCCGGGAGTACGCGTGGGCCACGCTGACCAACGAGCGGACCGCGGCGAGCTACCTGCCACACAACTTCGTCCCGGTCGCCGAAGCTGATCGCTACCGGTTTCTCGAGGGCGAGCGAGCGACGATCGTTCCGGGAATCGATGTGATGGTGACCCCCGGGCACACGCCGTGGCACATGGTTGTTACCGTGCGCAGTGAAGGGGAGACGCTGCTCTATCCAGCCGACACCCTCCCGACGGCGCACCATCTGCCGCTGCCGTGGGTCATGGGATACGATGTCGAGCCATTGCGCACGCTGGAGAGCAAGCGATCGTTGTATCGCGAGGCGGCGTCCCAGGGATGGCGGGTGATGTTCGAGCATGACTACGACACGGTTGGCGGCCGCCTCGGCGACGCGGAGCGCGGCATCGAGCTGACGGAACGCATCGCCTCGGCCTGA
- the infC gene encoding translation initiation factor IF-3, with amino-acid sequence MSSFERERRVRVNRQIRISPVRVVTAEGEQLGVLPIEEALHAAQERGLDLVEVAPMARPPVVKIMDYGKYKFEEAKAARAAKKKQHVIHLKEVKFRPGIDDHDFDFKTRHAREFLGEGNKVKVTMMFRGRQIAHTELGKAVLDRVSAALADVGKVEQDPKLDGRNMVMVLAPK; translated from the coding sequence CTGTCTTCCTTCGAACGTGAACGACGGGTACGGGTGAACCGACAGATCCGGATCTCTCCGGTTCGAGTCGTGACAGCAGAAGGCGAACAACTCGGTGTCCTGCCGATCGAAGAAGCGCTCCACGCCGCTCAGGAGCGCGGGCTCGACCTGGTCGAAGTGGCGCCGATGGCCCGACCGCCCGTGGTCAAGATCATGGATTACGGGAAGTACAAGTTCGAGGAAGCAAAAGCGGCGCGGGCCGCCAAGAAGAAGCAGCACGTCATCCACCTGAAGGAAGTGAAATTCCGGCCGGGGATCGACGATCATGATTTTGACTTCAAGACCCGCCACGCCCGCGAGTTCCTGGGCGAAGGGAACAAGGTCAAGGTGACGATGATGTTTCGCGGTCGGCAGATTGCGCACACCGAGCTCGGCAAGGCCGTCCTCGATCGCGTGTCCGCCGCCCTGGCCGACGTCGGCAAGGTCGAGCAGGATCCCAAGCTCGACGGCCGCAACATGGTGATGGTGCTCGCGCCCAAGTAA